From the genome of Oryza glaberrima chromosome 1, OglaRS2, whole genome shotgun sequence:
AGCATGGAGGAGAAGGGGGTTGCCCCAGACACGGCCACTTTCAACTCCCTCATTAGACCTCTTTGCAAGGCTCGTCAGGTTCAGGAGGCAAGGAAAATGCTTGATGACATGTTAGGGAGAGGGCTGTCACCTTCAGTGAGAACATTTCATGCGTTACTCGATGTGGCTAGAAGCCCCATTGAGGTGTTTGATCTGTTGGATAAGATGAAAGAATTGCAGTGTGACCCAGAGATGGACACTTTCATTATGTTGATCAGGAAATTCTGCCGGTGGAGGCAACATGACAGTGTGGAGAAGCTCTGGAGTGCAATGCCTGCAAATGGGCTAAGCCCTGATAGGAGTGCGTATATTGTATTGATACACGGTTTATTCCTTAATGGGAGACTGGAGGAGTCAGCAAAGTATTACGAAGAGATGAAAGCCAAGGGATTTCCACCTGAAAAGAAGACTGAAGAAATGATACAGGCTTGGCTTTCAGGCAGAGAGCTTGCCAAGGCTTCAGCTTCAGTGGGTTCAAGGGGTGGTTCTGTGTCTCTCAGATCAAATCCTCGAAAGTGATTGGATGATGATTGCCCTTAAAAAGTGATTTATGAAAAGATATGAAGTAGGGGAGGAAGATTCGCTTTGTTCTTCATGAAGAACTGCTAGAAACATTGAAGAAATCATTTCTTTCCCAGGCTAAAGAGAACAGAAGAGAAGCTGAATGCCGTATGTTTTCCTAGTCATTGTGGTCTCTCTTGATATGGTTGTAATTACTAAATGCATGATTTGCTGAAACACTTCACAAGTAAGCATGTCTGGTTTGCTGTATCCCTTTATTTGTACCTTCTAGCTTGTCCTGACTTACATGCCGAATTGTCAGTGCAAATAGTAGAGCAGTTTCCATCATATTCATGATCCAAATCGTTTCATATGGATCAATGTTATTTCATATGGAGTACTTGTTTTCAATGTTAGCATGCCAGGGTGAACTGGCATATTCTGAAACAACCATGTAATAGTTTTTACTGTTCTCAACATTGTGTAGAACCTACAATGTTCATTTGtatgatatattttcttcttGATGATGCAGCTCTAAATCGCACCTTTTCTGATGGTACTATTTTAGTGCCGTGAATATGAAGAATCTTCCTATGATAGCACATTGGATTTGAAGCTGGGATGGATTACCACTAGCCTGGTACTAATCattacattattaaatcatTACAAGGTGAGAGCATACCTGAACTCCATATTAATCCAATCTGTCTACTTTGTGGCCTAAAATAATGCCAACTTGTAAGTTGCTTCAACCACACTGATGATAATATATGGTATTGGTCAAACACCTTATCCTTGTACACCTGAAGACCTATGTATCACATTCTGTAGGATATACTCATGCTGCCTGCAAGTGGCTTATTCTGCCATATATATCTTCCCCCACCCTGAGCTCTTTGATATGCTCTCTAGATGACGGCATTATCTCTCAACCAGATGcaagttgctttaaaattttACTATCTGTAGAGACGATGACATATTAACAGATACATTTCTGGGGAAAAGAGAAGGGCTCACTTTCTGTGTGCAACTCGCAGTCATGGTTGCCGTGATTCTGTTCAGTGTCTTTTTCATGGTATCTATCTATAGTTGCAAGCTAGTGTCGCTAACTCAAATGAGTCATGATGCGACTGACATAGTGCATGCCTACGTCTTACTTTAATCAATTGATGCATGGTCGCATTCCGTTTGCCTATGCAATGGATGTTGCCATTCCATCAATATCTGAAACCCCTGTACCACAGTTTGGATAAAGAACcaaaccttttgttttttttaaaaaaaataagtgaaaagatgaaaatataaaatacttAGGATAAAACATTTAAAACCATCAAGCATatatttcagaattcagactaATGAAGGATAAAATCATATATGTTTCGCTTAGGATATGAGAACAAAAGGAGATGTTTTGCAGATTACCAAATGCATATACTGAACAAATGAATTACATACTGCAAGCATCTACCACCACATTTGCAGAATCATGCTTGCCAGATTTCTAATCATTTTCGTTCTAGTAAATCTAATAATTTTCTAGCCATCACTCCTATTTCCGCCCTTTATCTACAGCAACCTTTTTCTTGCTCCATCCATCTCAGAATGGTGGCAGGATTGTCTGCCACATCTTCATCTGCGGCGAGCTGATGGACTGCAAGTAGCCGCCGTCGTGCCCTGGCGCCGCCGGATTCaccatctgcatctgcatgtgCTGCAGGTTCATCATGTACGGCGGCTGCAGCTCGTCGAAGTTGAGGCCGGTGAACCAGTCGTTGTCCTCCTTCACCGTCACGAACCCATTCCTCGGCGGCGCCACGtcgccgaagccgccgccgccgcagccaccgtgCCGCAGGCCGGCGGAGGCGTTGTCGATGTCGGAGTCGTGCGTCTGGAAGCTGTCGGACATGGtgtcagccgccgccgcgtccatgaCCTCGCCGTTCTGATGGTGGTGGttgcgcggcgccgccgccgccacggaggCCACGTCCTGCTGCTCCAGCTTCACCTTCTCCCAGTTGTTCTTCTTGTTGTACAGCCGGCACAGCACCCACTCGTCCAGCTGCAGAGGAACAAAACACGGCGAGATCGACATCAGCATCAATCAGTTCAACATCATCACCAATCGAATGCGTCGGAGTACGCGTCGTCACGACGCCTACCTTCTGTGAGCCCTTCTTGCCGCCCGGGGcgcggtcggcgtcggcgaggcggtACTCGTGCATGATCCAGTCCGTCTTGACCCCCCTCGGCGCCTTCCCGGAGTAGAACACGAGCGCCTTCTTGATCCCCACGGTCCTCGCGCTCCCCTTGGGCGCCACCGGCTTGTCGGCTCCCGTCGCCTTCCAGTACCCTCTCCCCGCTGCGCGGTTCGGCCTCGACCCGTTCGGGTACTTCCGGTCCCTCGGCGTGAAGAAGTACCACTCTTTCCTCCCGAACAACGCCTTCTCTGCGCACACACAAAACCACACAAACATCAGACACAAAACCAAACCAATGGATGAACAGATCGACGGAGAGTACCAAGAAAAGAAGAGGCGTACGTACCAGGGAGATCCCAGGGGTCGAGCTTGTAGAGGTCGACCTCGGCGATGATTGGGACGGGGAGCGGCTGCCGGGCAACCTTGCGGCAGAGGTAGTGCACCACGAGCTCCTCGTCGGTCGGGTGGAAACGGAAGCCCGGCGGCAGGttcagctccgcctccgcgtccctcctcccgctgcccccaaccgccgccgccatttccATCCTTCTCCTCTCGTGAAAATGTTGGTGATgacacaccaccaccaccaacgctgctgctgctgctgctgcctttgTTGATGCTGCGCTTCCGTGGCGACCAAGTCGGTTCGTGGCCTCGGACACGAGGTCGCGGCTATATATGGGGGTGGCTCCTTCGGAACGTGGGCTGCAGGTGGGCCCGGCCCTGTCCCCTCCTGGACCTCGCCGGATGAGGATGTGCGCTCGCGGCTACTACGACGAAGGTTCTCGCGCGTAGAAAATAGCTTGACCTCTCTCAAAGGGCGAAAGCCTCATGGGCCATCCGCGACGCACGCACGGAACAGAAGAGTCAAAAGACAGACAAGCTAGCGAGCGAGAGATAGATCTTCCGCgaagaaaaaatattgtaatcTCGCGCCGGCTCATGGCTTGTGGATGGCTGTGCGTGCAGTGCAGCATCGCCAAGACAACAACAACTCGATGTTTTTTACTGTTTTTGCGCACACACACATATCTGCCCCCGATTGTTTCGTGGACTCCGGCGTCGTAATCGCCCGGCGTGCGTGCTTAAGCTTTCATCTGCTGCACCACGTGCGAATTTCGCTCTGCTTCTTTCTCTGCATCGGTTGCGCCTTGCATGCAGTCAGTCAGTCACCAGTCGTTGTGTAGGCAGGCGGTGCCCAGGAAATTCCTGCCTGCGTTGTCGACGCATATGGAATTCGGTTTTTAGGATGTGGATTTGGTAGTTTCTCTAGAACTATTCATTTCATTTGCCTGTCAATTGGAGTATTGGACGGCGTCTTGGCTTGGATTTTTCTTTCACTTGCAGGGGCCTACGCTAAGAGGAAAACTCGCGCGCACGAAATGAAAGGAAAGCAATTGAGCGGACACTTGGGGGGGCCCGGATCACTGTCGATCGGTCTGTCTCTGAAACGATGCATTCAAAGTTGCCAATTACCGGATGCTTTCAATCCCCCGGCGCTGCCTAACGTGATATCCAAGAATCTGACAGCTTTAACACAAGGAGCTTAATGCAAGCCGGCCGCGTGTTCCCTTTACTAATCTCCGTAGCATTCACGGTTCTATGTGTCCCTGTCAGGCTGTCACATACTAGTAGCATCACTGATCGCTCTAACTGATTCCACAGGGAGGCTGTACTGCCCAACTGTAGCTTCCATATCGATCCATCTACCGATCGACACACGAGGATATGCTTCGAATATCACTCAGCAAATTCAGAAGGGTATCGTTTCCATTCGCCTCCAAACTATGGACCGTTCATACTTGCATGGCACCACCACGATTTCTCACTTTTTATCACAGAATCACTTCGCTTCGCAGCCAACGAGAGAGAGTAGGTGCATCTCCTCTAACCCTCTCGCCGTCAGtaaaattaaaaaggaaaaaaatattttttatgctgCCATTCTGCACGTGGCTGGCTGGACATCGATGATGCCTATCCATCCAGATGCAGTGAACCAGCCGCTGCCTGGGTCGGGTGTGGGTGCGATGCGAGCCGCAACGTACGGCGAAGGTGGCGAACAAATCCACAGGTGGTTGGTACGCCATAGTGCCATGTTTTCGTCCTAGAATACAAGCGTTTAGAGTTTTCTACGGGTgtaaagaaaaattaaattaaattacagATAATTAAGATAAGTGACCtgataaaaatttaaattagagaTGATTATAGTTGGTTAAGTTGAGAACCTGAGGTAGTAGTGATAGTAGTGGAGAAGTTCTAcattatattaaattttaaacgCAGAAAATACTATCTTTTTTAGGCCGGAAGAAATAGCACTATGGACACAACGTAAGATGGCTAAGACCTAGTTTAGTTcccccaaactttttttttccaaaaatattaTATCGAATCTTTGAAAATATGTTAGAGGAAAACCGTGAGaggaatcttttgagcctaattaatcccacttatggctaattatagattaattaggctcaaaagattcgtctcgtggtttccaggcgagttatgaaattagtttttttattcgtgtccggaAACCTCCTCCGTTATCCGGTcaaatatccgatatgacacctacaaattttcttttcatagctatgtttagttcctgaaattggagagaagtttggggaaagttgatagtttgggaaaaaaagttagaaatttatatgagtaggaaaattttggatgtgatgtgatatgatgtaaagttgagagtttaggggaagtttgatgtgaactaaacagtaCCTAAACAAGCCCTAAATATGCTGCGTCATGTCGACAGCCGATTTATTTTTCCATTCCTCCGGTGGTAGACTATGGTATATGGTATGAAAAATCAGCCCAAAAAGGGACGGACGGCGGCTGCGATGAGAGCGATGGCCGGCTTGTTTTGTCTGCTTCCCTGGGGAAAAAATTGGCACTACTGCAGGTCTCTGGTTGGAGCTTTAATTGAAAAGTTTAGTTGTGTTACCACACAACTGGAATGATCACTGGAAAACTTTATTGGCATGACACGACAGTGTGTGAAGAGGCTAATTTACGGTTGGTGGCAAGACGATTAGTTGTCTTCTGGTTAGCTGAATTTACAGTGACAGAATCATGCAAAAGGGATTTACATCCCAAACAAGCGTGAGccaaaagtagtaatattttaggGTAGCTGGCATCAGTTAACCCTAGTGGTGCACAAGGCAGAAACTTCTTGATcaagtatttttttcttcaacatcAAAAGGAATTATTGATTTGTTAATCGAGGTGGATGAAGGCATAAACCCACATGCATGTCTACCGCTTGACCCCGTACAAGATTTTAATCCTCGCTTTTCTAGTCGGCCACTAACGTTGGAATGGAGCTTAATATACACAGGCTAGCTAGGTGGGCCCTGGGCAGTGCCTCCAACTGGCAGTTAATTAGCAGCAACGTTCATCTTTCTAGTTAAGATGCACTATTGAATTCCTCAGGAGAGTTAATTCACACAGAAAAAATATGAacattaataaaaaagaaacccactaaagaaaaaatacaaattactcCCTTGAACTATCGAGGTCGAtcaaattaccccctaaactcaaATACCATATGTTTTTAACCACGAACTTCTAACCGGATAAATTATCCCCCCTAGAACTGTTTTCGGTGGTTTTAACCAAGAGCTTACACACATGGCGTCAACGTGGCAATACAgtcaacaaaaataataatagtcAATTATAGGTCCCATCTgtcattttctttcttctctctccctctctctccaatatcctctctttcctctctctccgctCTCTCCTCAATGGGAATGGTGGCGTCGGCCAGCGAAGAAGGCAGGGCTCAGCATGAGGGAGGCAGCCGAATGCGAGGTTGGGATGTGGACGGCGGCCGGACTTGCTTCGAGGTGAGGAACTTCAGCTAGTGGTAGCGGCGGCAGTCTCGAGCGTGAGCTCGGTAACCATGCCAACGCCGCAGCCACGTCCTttctccaccgccaccatcaaTCTCTCCGATGGGAGCAAGGCGACGCAAAGAGGGGCAACACCTACGTCGGCAATGCCTTCTCGAGCGAGGTGGGTGGAGGCCAGCGGAGCTCGCCCGGGTGGCCGGTGAACGAGGCGGAGCTCACCTAGGCTGCCGGTGGTGGAAGCGGAGCTCGCCCCGTTGCCCTCAAAGGCGTCGATGTCGCCCGAATATGCGCCATCACCGTCTATTGCACTGCCCTCCGACCCGCCACCTGCCGCCTCACGCGTCGCCTGCCGCCTCTATCACCGCTCGCAACTATGCCCACATGGGCTCGAGCCCTTCCTGCTGCCTCCTGCTAGGGGGTTATTTGTTTGGTTTGCATAATTAGGGGTCAaagaatgtctggttttatggtttaggGGTGCAATTCGGTCGATAGCAATAGtccagggggtaattcgtactttttccttcgaCTATtggttactactccctccgtccccccaaaaagaaaatcaaatactagagtttgaattttgtcccacaaaaaaccaacttctaccatTTTATACCTACCCTTAGCACGTAAAACAAGAAGTTTTACCCCTTCAATACCCTTTACCTACTCATCACTCTTACtttttttcaatgattaagGGCATTTTAGTCATTCTCCATCTCCACCAATTCCACCTTGGGATGCTATGAATGTAATTTttgtgagacggagggagtatgtgtaaAGGCCAGGGAGCTAATCAACATATTAATTACTTCAAGTAAATTTCAATCAACCTATgtttgatagttttttttaatacaggGAACAGGGATTATATTACTTAACTAAAGTATCGTCACAAACAAGTTGTGAGATAAACCTATGTTTTGTTGTTAAAGCTGCATAACATATACTATGAtatcctttcaaaaaaaaacatatactatGACCAGTGGTACGTAATCTTAGATATAATGGTTCAAAGTATCATATAACATTAGGTATACATGTTGAGTATATTTTTacttaaacttttaaaatacaacatatatgattttttttatttcttgactGAGGCTATTGGTTTAACTCTTCGctagttaaaaataataataattcagatatgataaatttaattttgatttaaataaGGGTGGGGTTTTATATATGAAACATTTAATACATGTGATTCTCTGTCATTTTAATCATAAAATATAAGGTATtactttatttttgaaataccTCTCGATCGTTGTACTATCTACAATAAGTGTACAATAAGTGATTTCTCAACTTTAGAGTTTACATCAAtttaagagcaattttacggtactTGAGAAGGTACCATGAGGTGTCACTTTTTCTATTGTACATTTGGTACCTagatactatgaggtaccaaattttacactaaatttttttttacctcctCAATAACTGTAAAATTACTCTCAATTTAAAGTTTAATATCTTCATAGATGAAGAGACTAATCCAATCCCATTGGTTGAGCCACGGCTTATAAGTCGAGAAAAGCAAATGatgtaacaaaaaataataattttatggTAAGAATGCTCTGATTTTTGGCGATCCAAAAGCCAAagctcaaaaaaagaaaaagaaaaacaatgggAAAAAGCCTAAGATCAACAGTATAATTAGATTGTGTACTTGCCATTCTAGCTTTGTtataagtcaaatatttatatCTATGTCTTTGATCATTAACTTGTTAAATTCATGTAGTTCAATAACATGAATAACGTAAATCTTATGATGTTGAACTATATGAGTTCTTAGAAATTAATAATAAACATAGAAAATTAAtttgactaataataaaattagaaaGTTAAGTAATGTGAAAGGGCATGAGTAGAATTTGATTCTCGATCAACAATTTAAAAGTTCTGACGAGTAACATCACTGTGGTCAACGAGATCGGCTAAGGTGGTCACTGGGTCAGATAGGCATATCCACGGAAGATATCCATGGTGCTGTGTCTAGGCCGGAATAATCGATCATGACGCAAGAGCGGACGCAACGAGCgacgtcgatcgatcgatatccGAGGATTTAACTCTCTTAATCGCGAAGGTGTCACCACAgccatgcatgcacgcatgcattGACCGGACCAAACCCCGGCCCGGCCGTGACAGGTCCGACCTACCGGCTGGCTGGCTACAACCGTCCGTGCGATTATTGCCGAGTCATTGCATCACGTGTGCCTGCGCCTGCCTATCTATCTTCCAGTCTTGATCCATGCGTTGTGCGGCTGCGGGTGACCATTATACTGTTGGGTAACCCCGGGTGACGACATCTGCATTGTTATTTCCTAGCTGAAGCAGTTCGTGGGAAAGCACATGTGAATCTCACTTAGGGGTGGCAATGGGGTGGCGGGGCAGCCTGGACAGGACGCCCCCACCCCCGCCCCGCTCCCTGTATTCTTCCCCGTCTTCGGTCCCAGTCAGTAAATTGGGTGGACGGGTGAGCAGAGCCCAACACCGTTCAGATGGACAGCAACTGCGAAGCGTCGATTAGGACAGTTGTAGGCGGCACACCGCGACAAGAGGACACTGGCCAGGTGCGGTGTGCCGTGAGAAGGTGGCGAAGAGGCAATACCGGCTAGAGACGGCAGCAAAGAGACGGCGTTGTCTCGAGGCGGCATACTGAGACCGAAGAGGGAGATAGACGTGAGAAGAGATGTGAGTGGCGGCTGGGCAAGGATTCGGGAAAACTAGGGTTTTGCTTATTAGTCCTTCATTAAATTGGCCAGATGGGTCTTAGAATATGCTATATCTTTTGACATGTACTTCTttcgtttcaagttataagacgttttaactatggtcaaagtcaaattgtttcagttttgactaagtttatagataaatatagtaatatttataatactaaattagtttcatcaaatcaataattgaatatgtCGAtaatatgggcccgggggtatgcggAGTACGGGGGAGTTACCTTCCCGTCCAGCCACGTGGCCCTATAGCCTGGCCCTCCCCCCACATCTCGGAATACGCAGAAGCAGCCAG
Proteins encoded in this window:
- the LOC127765821 gene encoding NAC domain-containing protein 68, which produces MEMAAAVGGSGRRDAEAELNLPPGFRFHPTDEELVVHYLCRKVARQPLPVPIIAEVDLYKLDPWDLPEKALFGRKEWYFFTPRDRKYPNGSRPNRAAGRGYWKATGADKPVAPKGSARTVGIKKALVFYSGKAPRGVKTDWIMHEYRLADADRAPGGKKGSQKLDEWVLCRLYNKKNNWEKVKLEQQDVASVAAAAPRNHHHQNGEVMDAAAADTMSDSFQTHDSDIDNASAGLRHGGCGGGGFGDVAPPRNGFVTVKEDNDWFTGLNFDELQPPYMMNLQHMQMQMVNPAAPGHDGGYLQSISSPQMKMWQTILPPF